Within the Rosa rugosa chromosome 2, drRosRugo1.1, whole genome shotgun sequence genome, the region AATCAGCATAAACTATTTCAACATATCTAAACATTCCAAACTAACTTTGCCCAAGTAAAGATAAGCACAAAAACGCTGTTATGCTGACATATTCAATATGGGAAAGCACAAACCAAAGAAACACAAACACACCTGGTTTTCCCTGTATGCTGTTCAACCACTTGGAAAACCCCAAATCATCAGACTGAATAccaacaccaccaccttcactcTCAGCCAAATCTGAAAACcaataaagatcaaaactttatcAACAAAAACAACTACTGGATTAGCTTGAAGCaaattgaatggaaaaatgagtTAGCTAAGTAGACCTGAGACAAGTGGGTTAGCTTGAGATCCAGCCAAACCAGTCTTCAAGAGAGCATAGAAGATGCAAAGCCTACCAGCCCATAAGACTGGTGCTTCAATCAGAGAAGCATTGATGGAGAGTGAGgaagggtttctgggtttagcaAAGTGTGAGCTTTTGGTGAAAAGGAGGAATCTTTGAAGGGCATTTGTTGTGGGTTCAATTCCAAAGCCAAGAAAGAGACTTTTGGGGAGATCAGAAGAAGTATTGGGACTCAGAATCTTGAAGGTTGAGGAGGATTGGAAAGGTGAGGAAGTGATGGTGCTCTGCACAAGAGAAAGAAGCATTTCTTGGGTCAGTGTTGGGAGTAACAAAGTGATTCAGTGATGGAGATCAGTTCAAGGGGAGGTCAGAACTAGGCACGTCGTGTTACGATATGGCCAGCATTATGGGTGTAAAACGACGACGTTTTGTTGGTAAAAGTGTTGGCTTGCGAAACCGAAAAGAGCAATATCTGTTGaagtcgaaaaaaaaaattgcttaaagTTTTGACGTttacttccctataatacaaaaattataggaaagctGTTTGAGTTGAACGATGTAAACCGAAACAGTTCAGTTTCGGTTCCGGGTTGTCAGAACTTCATTACTAAAACAAGGAAACAAACAACTATAAATTGGATTTGACTGATTTAAGATGATAGATTTTACTGCATTTACTACAAACTAATACACGTACAAAATCAATTAATACATGGTGTAAGATCACATGCAACATAAATCAACCACGGCGTCTACTAAGACGCCAAGAGTTGGGTTCATTGTATCTGTCATACAATGGTTCAATACGTTGTTGACGCTTGCGCTTGGTCATCTTGTTAGGATCTGCAGCTTTGAAGAACCTTGGTGCCAATTCCACAAGCCATTTGGGATCAATGGCTGTCACCTCGCGCATGTACTCCTTTGTAGTCATAACCAGCTCATTGTAGATGACCCAATCTGGTTGCTTCTGGAAGAGAGCACTGCTTGGATGGATGTACACTGGCTGGCTCTCAACTAGGGTCTTATAACCTTCCTGTGGATCCTTTTTAGCAACATGGAAGAAAAAGCCGGCCGTGATTGCCTTGCTAATCTTTGTGTAATTGTTTCCGGCACTGACAACATCCAGCTTGTGCTTATCCATGATGCTCATTAGCTGTTTTCTCACATCCTGTGCGCGCCTCAAGGATCGAGACTGAAGAAAGTTGTCGAAACACCATGGAGCTGAAAAGTTGGTTCTCTTCCAAGCCTTGTAGACTTCAAGTAAAGTAAGATGGTCTCCTTCTGGCTGGAAAAACTTTGCTCTCTTCTGATCTGCCCGGTCTTGTTTCTCCCTAGGCCTGTAAAAGACATTGCCTGTCTGAATCATTGCTATGATGGTCAGGATCTCATCACTGCATCCGAGGTCCACACTGGCGAGTAGCATCTTCGAGAGGGGTGGATCCAGAGGAAACTCTGACATTTTCCTTCCTAGTCTGGTTAGGAAACCCTCTTCATCAAGTGCTCCTAAGCTGTACAGTTGTTCCATTGCTGAAATGAGTGCCTGCGGCGCAGGAGGATCCATAAAATTAAAAGACAGGAGATCGTTTATCCCCATTGCTTTCATTGCAAGCACCGTAGACCCAAGATTTGTCCTCTGGATTTCGGGAATTGTAGTAGGGGGCATCTCATTGCGGAATGCACTCTCAGTGTAGAGACGGTAACATTTCCCAGGGCCTGTACGCCCAGCACGCCCAGCTCGTTGCTTCGCTGATGCTTGTGAAATCGGAGTTATGACCAGTGAATCTAGCCCCAGCTTTGGGTTATAAACATTTTGTTTTGCAAATCCAGGATCAACGACATAAAATATTCCATCAATTGTCAGAGATGCCTCGGCAATGTTAGTAGCCACAACTACTTTCCGCTTCCCCGGCGGGGCTGGATCAAATATCCTCGACTGCATTTCACTAGGAAGAGCACTATAAACTGGTAGGATAATCAACTCGGGTACATTTTTACCAAGAGCTTTCATCCTCTCATAAAGAATCTGACATGCAAAATCAATCTCTTCCTGTCCAGTCAAGAAGAGAAGGATGTCACCCTCAGGTTCTTCCAAGTGGATCTGTAAAACAGTGATTAGAGCCGCATCAAGGTAATCACTTTCTGGCTCCTTGACATAGTTTACCTTGTATGGAAAAGTTCTCCCAGGGATAGAGAAGAGCATGCAGTTGAAGAAATAACCTGAAAACTTCTCTGCATCCAAAGTAGCAGAGGTAACAATCAAACGAAGGTCTGGTCTCCGCTTCACAAGTTGCTTAAGTAATCCAAAAAGAACGTCCGTGTGGATTGTCCTCTCATGAGCTTCATCGAGCATTATCACAGAGTATTGCGAAAGGTTCTCATCCATCAAAATCTCCCTAAGAAGCATACCATCTGTCATGTACTTAATGACAGTATCTGGTCCAGTGCAATCCTCAAAACGAATGGCATAACCGACTTCCTCCCCTAACCGACAACCAACCTCTTCAGCAACCCTTTTCGCCACTGACATTGCCGCCACCCTACGAGGCTGTGTACATCCAATCCTACCCTTTGTCGTGTAACCTGCTTCTGCAAGATACTGTGTTAGCTGAGTTGTCTTACCAGAACCAGTCTCACCAATGACAATAAGCACTTGATTCTCATTCACTGCCTTAATCAGTTCTTCCCTCAGCTTGTAGACAGGCAAGCTCTTCCTTTGCTCCTGAATCGAGAGGCTTGACCTCTTCCCGAAACTCATAGCTTTCGCATAAGTATCCTTCTTCCACTCAGGCATGTCATAAGCTGACAAACCAACACCTCTAAGTTCCTGTGCAAGATGCCTCTCACCATTCTGTGCCATTGGATCTTCCCACGGACGATTCAGGTCCTTCGGGATAGAATCCAGCACTGCTCTTTGCTGCTGATCTCTCATTTCTCGGCGCTCCTTGATCAGTGCAGATTGAAGTGCAGCTGCACGGCTCAGTGACCCTTCTGGATTCTTAAAGATCTTCACCGGCGACATATCCACAGAATACATATTGTGCCCTTGCAAAAAGGCCGGTGCTTCCTCATTGAGCTCGATTTCAAGCTCTTCCTCAGGTCCCTCATCTTTATACAGCTGCTTCATCATTATGCCATCCGCTTCCTCATCTTGATAAAGCATTGGATACTCTTTAGCACTCAAAACACCTGAAGCAATCAACTGTTTGATTTCCCACCTCTCTGGGGAGCtcattctcttccttggcctacGAGATTGGACAAAACTATCCTCCTCCACAGTCCTAATCCCAGAAAGACTAGTCCTACTCACAGAACCATGTTTTGACATTGACGGGTTCGACCTAGTAGCATCATAATCTGAGCTCTTCTTCAAAGGAAGTAAATCCTTCCCTGTCTTCTGATCAACATCCTTCATTGAAAGACTCAACTTCTGACCCGAAATCGAAACCACCTTCACATAAACTTGCTGATCTCTCTTCACCACATCTTTAGCATTACCAATTCGCCTCTTCGCAATCTGCGAAACATGAACCAAACCCTCCTTCCCTCTAAAACAACTCAACTCAACAAAGCAACCTGCATCCATCACTTTCGAAACCCTGCCCTTATAAACTCCATACAACTCCGGCTCACCGGAATTGTACTCTTGATCCTTATTCTTACCTCTGCTTTCTCTACTTCTATCTCTAGGcttgtcttctttttcttctttagaAGAGCTCTGGTTCTTGTTGGGAGCAAGAACTGCGTGAATAATAGTGAGAAGATTACGGACAAAGTAATCAGGGATTTCGGCGCCAAATTCATTCAACTTGGCATTGAATTCGTCCACGTTCTTGGAGTTCCGTCCCATATCGGTTATGAACTCAGCTAGGGCTTTGTCCCCATACTGCTGCCCTAGATTGGTTTCGAGTTCCGAACAGACTTTCGAAATCAAGGAAAGGTACTCTAGCTTCTTGACACTGACGGCCATTGTTGAAAAATCAGACAGAATAATGGTTCATCTTCAATTTGAAGATAATATAGCTGTATCCTAAAGTAGGATTCCTAACTACACCAGGAATCCAATCCATATAAATTAGGATTCTTAAATCCTTCTTATGCTTGGAATCACACTGGGTTAAGACTTGAGATGCTCGGGTCATTcctcccttttcttttctttttttaactgggaattatttttttatgaaacactgaagaaaaaatgaagattttCACCTAGGATTATATGCTAAACAAattgaaaataataaataatcCAAAACCACCGTCCATCACCGGAGGAAGAGGAAACGTCTCTGATCGGCGGCTGTCAGTCTATACTCATAGCGAAGAGTCCGACGAAGTAGGTGAGCAGGGTGGTGATTGCTTTACTTAATTACAGAGGTGAAGCCTGCACTGAGTATCATCAAGCAAAGAATCATTTAATTTTGCACCAACTCAAAGTGCTTGCAAATATCATCAACCACCTATTAACAAGTCTTCCTTTTTCAATTGAACCGGATAACCTGAGTTCACAACATGACACCTAGTCAGTCATGTGAAAAAACACGAAACCTTGGTCTATTCAGACACGGGAATTTTCGACAGAGGCACCTTTCAACAAATTTTGGTGCATGATAATACGATGCTAACTACTAACTAGTACCAAAATAGATGAACAAAAAGGAAGGGGAATATGTCCAGCATGTAAGGCAGACGTGGtcaatatattttctttaacttattgtttttcctttttcctcttCTAATAAAAAATAGTCATTTAcaacaaaagaagaaacaaactaACCAACCCCAACACTATACAAAACCACAGCTTGGATTTATTGTCAAAACTACTACAATCAATACTGTGCTATTCACTACAATGGAAAAAATGGGGAGGGCGAGGCATCATGATACAGGATAGTGCTTTCATATCTTTACAAAGCGTATGTCACTCTGACCGAACGGAGTTCCACAAGCAGGACACTTTCGGTGACGGATCTCTAAATTCTTTTGAACGCAATAATTGCAAAATAGATGAAAGCACTTCACAATTACCACCTGACAATGAATTTAGGCACAAGAATCAATCAGTCCATCAAAAGATTTAGCCCAGGGTAACAAAGATCTCAAACACTGATCAAACAAAAAGATAGATAAATATTCTTCCTTACCTCCTTCGGTCTGTCAGTACAAACACTACACTGCAAAATATTCTTATAGAATTTGATTTCTGATTGGAGTTTCTGTATTGCAGCCTCTCCAGTTTCAGAACTCATCTCAACAACCCTGCTGTTTAATTCCCATAGTTCTTCCTCAATATTCTTCCTCAAGCTCCTACATACCCAGTAGCCAACTTGTCAGAAGTACATTTAAGAAAACAAAGTATTACAATTAATAGATCATAAAGCGAAAAAGAAATCTTCAGCGCCAGCAAAATCAAATTGAGCTGGAGAAAAGTTTTAGCAAGATAGCTGTATACAGTATAAATTGCATCTGGGAAAGTTATACTACATCCCAGATAAGT harbors:
- the LOC133732754 gene encoding uncharacterized protein LOC133732754; the protein is MLLSLVQSTITSSPFQSSSTFKILSPNTSSDLPKSLFLGFGIEPTTNALQRFLLFTKSSHFAKPRNPSSLSINASLIEAPVLWAGRLCIFYALLKTGLAGSQANPLVSDLAESEGGGVGIQSDDLGFSKWLNSIQGKPVKDAADRRKLVSKWHPTTKGTLRRNYRVPSKSEGRRVLKAIASLLSDDDHFVDASSHKGCQIRRETAHGESVCCNNVRALFDELPTPHLVVEITPFPAGSLTEKDYTKAEKLEKVLRSGPSV
- the LOC133732751 gene encoding probable pre-mRNA-splicing factor ATP-dependent RNA helicase DEAH5; this encodes MAVSVKKLEYLSLISKVCSELETNLGQQYGDKALAEFITDMGRNSKNVDEFNAKLNEFGAEIPDYFVRNLLTIIHAVLAPNKNQSSSKEEKEDKPRDRSRESRGKNKDQEYNSGEPELYGVYKGRVSKVMDAGCFVELSCFRGKEGLVHVSQIAKRRIGNAKDVVKRDQQVYVKVVSISGQKLSLSMKDVDQKTGKDLLPLKKSSDYDATRSNPSMSKHGSVSRTSLSGIRTVEEDSFVQSRRPRKRMSSPERWEIKQLIASGVLSAKEYPMLYQDEEADGIMMKQLYKDEGPEEELEIELNEEAPAFLQGHNMYSVDMSPVKIFKNPEGSLSRAAALQSALIKERREMRDQQQRAVLDSIPKDLNRPWEDPMAQNGERHLAQELRGVGLSAYDMPEWKKDTYAKAMSFGKRSSLSIQEQRKSLPVYKLREELIKAVNENQVLIVIGETGSGKTTQLTQYLAEAGYTTKGRIGCTQPRRVAAMSVAKRVAEEVGCRLGEEVGYAIRFEDCTGPDTVIKYMTDGMLLREILMDENLSQYSVIMLDEAHERTIHTDVLFGLLKQLVKRRPDLRLIVTSATLDAEKFSGYFFNCMLFSIPGRTFPYKVNYVKEPESDYLDAALITVLQIHLEEPEGDILLFLTGQEEIDFACQILYERMKALGKNVPELIILPVYSALPSEMQSRIFDPAPPGKRKVVVATNIAEASLTIDGIFYVVDPGFAKQNVYNPKLGLDSLVITPISQASAKQRAGRAGRTGPGKCYRLYTESAFRNEMPPTTIPEIQRTNLGSTVLAMKAMGINDLLSFNFMDPPAPQALISAMEQLYSLGALDEEGFLTRLGRKMSEFPLDPPLSKMLLASVDLGCSDEILTIIAMIQTGNVFYRPREKQDRADQKRAKFFQPEGDHLTLLEVYKAWKRTNFSAPWCFDNFLQSRSLRRAQDVRKQLMSIMDKHKLDVVSAGNNYTKISKAITAGFFFHVAKKDPQEGYKTLVESQPVYIHPSSALFQKQPDWVIYNELVMTTKEYMREVTAIDPKWLVELAPRFFKAADPNKMTKRKRQQRIEPLYDRYNEPNSWRLSRRRG